The genomic region ttaacattttttaatttatacagtttctgtatcattaaattcggcgaataatttattcatgtatgcactgaaacaacagctgtttgaacaAAATGAAGGATATGGAGTGAATGAaagacaataacaatgtatatggtaataacgtagtttgaaaggtaacaactacttcaaaatgagttgaacacactgaatgattcattgtagggtagaaattctctctgcggattgcacctatcaaTTTctggttaagggaatctttactcagaggaaacctgaagcatAAACAGTCGtgtaagtacaatagtttgtcttctggaACATAATACGGAgcaaaaatcgtcgtagaaattaaagattaactccaaaaatcgtcgtagaaattaaagattaactaatcagtgaaatgtaacattcctttcttctttatctttacatccgtgtgcattgctgcaattaaaaactgcacacgaacgaaccatacttatttagctcaaccaaacaaatggccgcccgtcggctgttcaatttgggagcataacactagcgccagtgagcggtctagcggttatttggTAAGTCTAtgaccgcgtattggttttgtgcggaaagcaagcaaatacgcacgatctcgcacaaaaaaagtttattgatgtgttattgttattatcattgctATACTATTCATTGAAATGCAATGAGATTGtgaatattatgttaatatatatttttttatatttgaaattattttgtaaatagttttaCTTTTGTTTAGTCTTTCGTTTTCATCATTCCTTAAGtttatttaaagcaaataaaaGTATCTTTGGAAAAAGGCCACATAGGTCGTACCTGCTGTACTTActattgtgacaaaatatcggtatgtttacaaatgtaatatataaatattaacaaacgatgaatttataaaatataaggaactaaatcaaaattgtgtttgaaatgcgTACTGGCAACACAACACCTTTGTAGGTCATTATCTCAAAATGCACTTTATGGATATGTGCCGTTCTTTCGGAACCGGCCTCAATTTTAGGATATcagtatataaaactaaaataatggcaTTACGGAGAAAATCATTAATCAGATCAAAAatattactgtataataaaaCTACTGAACACGTAACAACTTACAGTTATTCTGGACTACGATATAATTTTGGGGATAGAAACAGAAAATACATTATTACAAAACTGATGTATTTGAAATCTGTGGTATCTTACATGTaactaaaaaagaaagaagagaaggaaaggaagatgTCAACCACTACAACTATACTATATACACATGGGTGAGTATTCCAGCAGAACGCCCAGCCCATGCAGCTCCACAGTGCCGTGACGTAGCAGACTGCTTGCGGGCGCGGTGGGTTTTGTGTCGAGCCCGCTTCTATGAATTGAGTTTGCCCGGGCTTGTGCTAGTGTGTGCGGttcgatcagctactgtttcaaacgttttcgtttttgatttctgtttttcaagatggaTCCAAATTATGGTGCATGATTCGAATGATAGATCTACTGTTAGGCCGCAGTTCTGAGCGTACTTTTTACAAATGATAAATATgaattttctatataattttcagTTCTCAATGGCAGGCTCACTCCATTTCGTGAAGAATTCTGACAAGCCatggaaatttattttcagtattttgaacTTTTGTATCCGATTGCATTATTTCTTATACATTTGCTCCTGTTTAAATAATAACAGTGTCAGACATGTCACATTTTATTTGGGAGGaaagaattaaaacaaataatcTGCAAATTATTCTCCGATTAACAGAGTAGAATTTATACTCGAGTTATTTTTCAATGAATGTcactgtaaattataaatatagggTAAGGAAAGGTATATTCGTGATAATTTTTGCAAAAGCTTTCAAGAACATGCCTATTGTAGAAAATAGTTGTAGGCGTCTGCTAGTAATACTGCATTGTTTCACGGAAGGCGAAACATGATTGATTCcatcttattttttttctgtgctgACCATGGCAGAAAATTGTATTGTGCGCTGCGTGTTTTCTTAACAATTTCGGTAGTTTTTGAACTGTTTGTAATGTTGCAGTGATTACTGAGCACATATTTAAAGTAAGAAGTTCATACTTGTACTATACTGTAGTACTTGAATTCCTCTAACTGTACATATATTTAGATTAGATGTTAATGGCGTCAATTAAAGCTTAGGAAGTGGATGCGATTTCTTACCTTTCTTCTCGTGAAAGTGATGGCGGCCGAACAATCGTGAGTATTTCGATCCATAGCAAGGTTTCTGTACCATTGCCAGAAAAacttatttgaagaaaattattacccgTAAATCGTACttcaattctatttttttttttttattattttagtgcctatcacgaaattacctactGTACCCTAGATTTGATTCTAGGTCTAACATAGGAAAAGAGAGAATTAAATACAGGAAATACGGTGCAATCAACTTATTGCAGCCGCCAAAATTGTGAGGGAGCAGAAAGTATCTAGCTATaaagctacaaaaaaaaaaaaaaaaaaaaaaggctttttGCTCTTACATCTGATCTGGAAGAACGGCTGTATATTAATTATACGAGGGTgcatcggaaagtaacgcacaataattaaaaaaaaacgtttaataggtaaacaaaaataaaaaaaaaatatccaaatgAACTCACAGCTTTCAGCTACTTTTCTACATAAGCACCAAGTatctcaacacatttctcccatcgacATACCGGTTTCATTATACCTTGTCCATAGAAGTCCGTTCGGTCGGAGTATAGCCATCTGCAGACAGTTGATTGCATTTCTGCATCGGTCGCAAAGCGACGGtcggccaggaatttcttcatgggaTCAAACGGATGAAAGTCCGATGGTGCAAGGTTTGGACTGTATGGTGAATTCTGGAGCACCTCCGaaccaaatgtgttgattttctcatGAACAGAAGCTGCAACATTGaggcgagcattgtcatgaagaagtttGACATCGTCGGCATTAATGTTACGGCGTTTGTCACGAAGGGCACGACGCAACATTACCAAAAGTATTCACAGTGGTCTTGTGTTTagcaaagtccaccaacaaaacaTCATGCATACcccagaacactgtcacaagcactttctttgCAGATTGCGTcgctttgaattttttctttgctggggaagcagcatgtttccactccatagaggTGTGCTTTGTTTTGGGCGTGTAGTGGTACGCCCAggactcatcaccagtgacaattGCTTCCAGAAATCGTAACGCCTTAAGTGgtccaagcatgtcatcattcgctgcccttgtggtcgtctgtcaggttcttaggcacccagcgtgcactaactttatgaaattcCAATGTGTCATGCACGATATCGTACATCACACCGTATGAAATGGTGAACTGCTGACAAGAGGCTCGCAGTTAGATCCGCCGGTCGTTCAAAATTGCCACAtcaatgcctgtgacattccGCTGGGTTGCAGCTGTTATCGGCAGCCCGGAATGTGgcgaatcacaaaggttctcaAGGCCGTCTGAGAATAATCCACACCACCTGGAGATATTGCTACAGTCCATAGTCTTCCACATACAGCCACACgtgtccctgtgaatttcactcgaGTTGTGTCTTTTAacccacaaaaatcgcacaacacttcTCTGCTCTTCACAATTCGACGATAGTAACAtgcgcgccatctttgttgcgCAGTTCATgcttctctcgctagagctgcACATCCAAAACAAATTGTGCCTGTAGTGAAAACGTCAAACTATATCTccgtgaaatgtcaacatcccagccgcaataccaacgcagaaaaaaattattgtgcgttactttccgatccacctcGTATTATACAAATGCAAGAGTTGGGATTTGGCTTGACTGTGCCAAGTATGAAAGTGGCACACCAGATGGCCAGAGTTGTCGGGCGAAAATATTAGTTGAATGCAGATAGCGAAAGTGCCAGGTAATGACTGTGGTTTCATTTTAAACAGAGATAAAACCTCACAATAAGGGCTCCTAAAAGTCTTGCTGCCAACAACTCACAGGAGTCGTAAATGTGTTTGTTTCATgttttgttctttgtttaatgtttttaattttattagcccTAAGATATTTTAGAGACTGTTGTCCGGACGATCTCTTATTTTTACATCGACAGTCCctgtaaaatgttcaaattaatcaaaataggcctatctctACATGACGGTAAAAATGTctttatgtttcatattttattctttgtttcattgttgtattttattgagcctaatatatttcaaagacGGTAGtctagaagatttttttttttcgtgaaaaatcctatgaactgttaaaactgatgaaatattctatatcattgaaatatatttatagacTTCCATAAAAAAGAGGTCAGTAAATAGTTTAGTGTGTAAAAACCCtactgtgaatttatataaatatacagtaggTTTAATATGACGTAACTATGTATTCCTTTCATTCACGAAATTGCCTTAccactatcacgaaattagatacccctatcacgaaattacctaccaAACACGCACATTTTCAAtcctattttattaaaatttaaaataaaaaaaaatagaaaatacacctctctgttatatattttgttgtaataatgccatagaaatagaaaaatatagtatCATTCTCAGAATGGGGAAAAACTagctacaatattaaaaatatcacgaaaacaTCTTTCCTTCCCCTACACGCCGTAATCTTCTActattatattaaatactgtCTCCGTTCCTCTAAATTTTTTAACGACGTTATGTATGTTGTTTCTATGTGGAACGGTGACATTTggaaattttcttgcaaatcTTCTGATCACTTTTTACAGATAAATCTCTACCATGAAATCTCTTTGCTATAATGCATATTTCTGTGGTGCCATGTGAGGAAGCTAAatataaacacttcactaacacaatcaaaaGAATAACATGCTACCTAACGGAGAACAATCACTGCTTTATCTAAAGACTTCACTaacaatagttttgaaattatatatatatttttaaatatattttatattgacgtcacaaaaaaaggctccttgcgtcaaagttttcaaaatttttagttcatatttgctcagaatcttgaaaatagttatgagaataaaaattaattagcttttgagctcagtctaaatagagagacactatacatttttaaaatttatgaatttaccattacagcgtatttaatctaagtgcaatatgaataggcccgaaggaacttaatatcTCAAGTATAATTACAATCATAAAAACAAAAgattggattttcttaatttgccAGCATTATTTTACCACAGTGTTCCCGTAAATATGTGATGTCTGGTCTGAAGTCAATTTATCTCTTCtccagaataatgtctatatctgtgtttgtgttgtgtttcgtacTGACGTTTGACTTGTTTTtacaaataacataattttattcattaaacACTGCACTTTAGCGCCATGTTCAATAGGCTATATGAAAACTGAAGCTTCTACTtatcattaatagtacattacgcaacgagcctataatggtagtaattaagacgcaagtatgtttgtttatgaaacgagcgcaagcgagtttcataattttcatacgagcgtcttaattacaataataataataataataataataataataataataataattattattattattattattattgttattatttatttaacctggcagagttaaggccatacggccttctctaacactcaaccaggagtaaaaactgcgttacaaaaacactacaaatttacaaagtacactacaattttacacacaaaactgaataagataataataataaaatgtaaaaaacaagtaagaagaaatcagacataatatataacatagagaaagaaagaaaaaagcataataaaatgtgaacagcaggtcaaaaataaatgaggcatacaaagtataaaaaaataagacaagtattgataataataataataataataataataaataagaatagtaataatgataataacaataataataataataataacaggcctaatagtaataataatactaatagtagtaataaaatagtgcagtgcaaagcatacaatgaatacaatatttttaagtacacacagtaaggaaaattatgattatatatagctcaacttatcacattagagatataacattatcggaaaatttgaaaacaaaaatataaaataagttaaatatcactacaacataaaaaaaaatgtgaatacgtggaaacatgcaatacaacacttgtcataatagtaagttagtttggcaactcgtcataagataattttcgaacttggatttgaaagatttcaatgttcggcagcccttgacttcaggaggcagagagttccagtgacgagaggtagcaacagtgaaagatgaggaatacagagatgatgtgtgaagtggaatttctagcgtgttatcgcgttgtgatcgagtattaatatcatgatagcgagagagagtatgaaaacgagcgaataaataatagggggatgaagtgtgcataattcgatataggagagaaagtgagtgcagatttctcctctcatgtaacctaagccatgataacttctcgaaagaaggtgagatatgatcatagtatcgaacattacaaatgaagcgaacgcacgcgttatgaacacgctgtagtttctgagcggaatcaatcctgagatcactgaacaaaacgtcccaataatcgaagtgaggtagaatgagtgtctgtaccagcgtctgttttaatttagatggataatgatacaatctttttagtgaatgaagaatagagaatgccttcttacatgtacatttaatatgcgtatctcaactgagattagattcgaaatgcactccgagatttttataggcaagtttcatacgactttttatgctcgaccatatttctaacttgaaattattcaaaattaggtcatgttatggttatgtgcgaactgacctgaattgtcagatgtgcgcagacgcgaaagtattgattttttccgaggccgaatgtcattgaccttgatagagaataagatgaacattagtctgatataaccggGAAATTGatctagaattgaaaaacgagatgacaaattgaatttatttgaatattgtttacaattaatgctaattattatagtaacagaacataaccttctgcgacagtattggctttccagcctccgtgacttttcgctaattctctttcgattgcatatccgagaataatcgatacttgcagttttataacggtacaaatgtgacttgtcattggctgaacacctgaactttaatgaataggtgtactttaatgaggtgcattaaagggctactaccaggtgcataattactacatttcggcatggtcgagcataaaaatctttattttaatcTCGCTTGCGATATGTCATGGTCTGCAAAGTTGTATTGCTGTAAACTAGAGATGAATAAAACtaacgtcaaggacgcgacgtaatacagcATTGTCGTGCGGgatttcggctttgcgggcgctgttagtctcgctttctcgatcgttgttcatctttaCTGTAAACCCTTTCTTAATGCAATAGAAGCAATGTGCCTCAGACAGAAAACCGCCCGCCTAAGGAGAGAGTTTTTTTTAAAAAGCTCGTGCACGGAATTACTAGTAAGCATCGCATCTCTGATTTAGGTCGTTAAATTCCTGCATTTAATGGAAGtgataattatattgtattatattaatataatttaatcaaaacattcatacacAAATGGTAGCGTTTGGGACTCGTATTCGGCAGATGCAGGTTAAAAATCCCGTGGccagccaatctgactggggttcttcatgtttccctcagtcacgaaggcaaatgccagattggaaatttacatgccacgatccataccgcctcaatcaccagtaTCACGAACATTAATCAAACATTTATAATcacttacatgaacacaagccatacGTAATACGTAACCTTGCAGccccagcaccaccaccaccaccaccaccaccaccaccaccaccaccaccaccaccacgccagTGCTATGACAGGGCGAGATGCCATACATCTGGTGTGGTGGAAGGCAAATAAATGGAGAgacgaagaggtgggctgtgtcataccaccatcaccaccagcaccaccaccaccaccaccacctccaccaccaccaccacctccaccaccaccatctcCACATCTGTACCTTTCCACATAAtgtgtagtacagggacatcattttatttttacttgcatttttattgtacctgcatttctgtatatacttcactctcaccccttgctcccgtcagacacacaaacttacggccgctgttgcattcgaagtcttcaagcagtgaagtaaacactgcagtgtatagtgtgtttcataaatatgattgcgttttctatagaagaaagaacctatattaataatatcgtactaaaaaattatattcaagaaacgataaattcaatttcatagaatatgcttcaaaatgttttttaataatatgcgtactgaattgaagcctgcattgtaatgaacggcaaccattttcagcaacttgtttaaaaattaagattagcttttttttgaattgaggtggctagaagcaaaggaatgctagtaacatttgtaataacatgagttaagtgcatccagtgtaagaaaaagtatctaaaattttagtggcaaagggatattttaatcgcatcacacattaaaatttaaataaaaaatttcaccgattttaggaaagcttaaatatttaaacccaattctctcaaaagtaacttaagtgcacttacagccctttacttatgaccccctcaatttaaatgcactctctatattgtatgttaacatcaataattaatatgctaaataaagtagacattacataacgaacatagccgcctgaaaagttgagtttttgaaaaaaaaaaaatgttactactctactgtattttgataaattccgtaaaagtgataatcaaactgaaaatcgcaatatcgtatttccctacaacataaatggatacactacttttctctcctcctatacctagtaaaatgatttgtttacatattgcactagtaacatcaaactcctgtaatggaagggggcaacagtgtttccgagtatagccaggttaatgttaaaaatgttggtaaaaataaagtgatgtccctgtattacattaatataatttaatcaaaacattcatacacaaatggtagcgtttgagactcgcattcggcaGATGCAGGTTAAAAATCCCGTGGccagccaatctgactggggtttttcatggtttttctcagtcacaaaggcaaatgccagattggaaatttacatgccacgatccataccgcctcaatcaccagtaTCACGAACATTAATCAAACATTTATAATCACttacatgaacacaaaccatCGACAAAACACAATAGAAACTGGGACTTAACAAGAGAaataacggcctactggtatacccacagatcctgaCAACGCTATATGACCACAGGTGATAAAGCGTGTAaagataaacttaaaataaattgcCAGCATAAAGCGACATGTACAAGAAAAAAGCACTGTAACCTGAAACTTCTAAATTAGAAACCTTCTGTGGCAGATGGTAAACCCTTTAACAACATTCCTGATGGAAATAAATAATGCACAAAACAACAAGATCTTTAATACTAAAACCAGGAAACTCCTGATCGTGCATAGTTCTCAATAAAATACTTCAAGTCTCACGCTTTTCACTTTTATTACTGAGAACAAAATGTCTATTTCCTATAGTAATATATCatgtattaatttcttttataattctGTACTACTATGTCTggtatattaatacattttaataattttgttgcagGATTAATACGTATCCTTGCagccccaccaccaccaccagcaccaccagcacaaccagcacaaccagcaccaccaccaccagcacctccaccaccaccaccagcacaaccaccaccaccaccaccaccatcaccaccaccaccacgccagTGCTATGACAGGGCGAGATGCCATACATCTGGTGTGGTGGAAGGCAAATAAATGGGAGTgacgaagaggtgggctgtgccataccaccaccatcaccacctccaccaccaccagcacaaccagcaccaccagcacaaccagcaccagcaccaccaccaccagcaccaccaccaccaccagcacaaccagcaccaccagcacaaccagcaccagcaccaccaccaccagcaccaccatcaccaccaccaccacaccagtGCTATGACAGGGCGAGATGCCATACATCTGGTGTGGTGGAAGGCAAATAAATGGGAGTgacgaagaggtgggctgtgccataccaccaccaccagcaccaccaccaccaccagcacaaccagcaccaccagcacaaccagcaccagcaccaccaccagcaccaccatcaccaccaccacaccagTGCTATGACAGGGCGAGATGCCATACATCTGGTGTGGTGGAAGGCAAATAAATGGGAGTgacgaagaggtgggctgtgccataccaccaccaccagcaccaccatcaccaccaccacaccagTGCTATGACAGGGCGAGATGCCATACATCTGGTGTGGTGGAAGGCAAATAAATGGGAGTgacgaagaggtgggctgtgccataccaccaccaccagcaccaccaccaccaccagcacaaccagcaccaccaccaccagcacaaccagcaccagcaccaccaccaccagcaccaccatcaccaccaccaccacaccagtGCTATGACAGGGCGAGATGCCATACATCTGGTGTGGTGGAAGGCAAATAAATGGGAGTgacgaagaggtgggctgtgccataccaccaccgccaccaccaccaccaccaccacgccagTGCTATGACAGGGCGAGATGCCATACATCTGGTGTGGTGGAAGGCAAATAAATGGAGTgacgaagaggtgggctgtgccataccaccaccgccaccaccaccaccaccatcaccaccaccagcaccaccagcacaaccagcaccaccaccaccagcaccaccagcacaaccagcaccaccaccaccagcaccaccaccagcaccagcaccaccaccgccaccagcaccaccaccagcaccagcaccaccaccacgccAGTGGTATGACATGGCGAGATGCCATACATCTGGTGTGGTGGAAGGCAAATAAATGGAGAGACGAAGAGGTGGgtgtgtcatggccaccaacagctaaggccatgacaagggaagttcccgccacacataatgccatggcgagatggcaattgtgtggtgtggcataagagaaGAATAacaagacgggaagaggtgggctgtgtcatggccaccaacagctaaggccatgacaagggaagttcccgccacacataatgccatggcgagatggcaattgtgtggtgtgtCATAAaaggagaacatcaagacgggaagaggtgggctgtgtcatggccaccaacagctaaggccatgacaagggaagttcccgccacacataatgccatggcgagatggcaattgtgtggtgtggcataagaggagaacatcaagacgggaagaggtgggctgtgtcgtgGCCACAAACAGCTAAGTCCATCACAAAGGAAGTTCCCGCCATACATAATGCCATGGCGAAATGGaaattgtgtggtgtggcataagaggagaacatcaagacgggaagaggtggggtgtgtcatggccaccaacaaCTAAGGGCATGACAAGGGAACTTCCCGCCACATATtttgccatggcgagatggcaatcgtgtggtgtggcataggagaacatcaagacgggaagaggtgggtGTGTCGTGACCACCAACaactaaggccatgacaagggaaggtgccgccatggcgagatggcaatcgtgtgtgtggcataagaggagaacatcaagacgggaagaggtggggtGTGTCGTGGCCATTAACAACTAAGGCCATGACAATGGAACTTCCCGCCACATATactgccatggcgagatggcaatcgtgtggtgtggcataagaggagaacatcgaGATGGGAAGAGGTGGGCTatgtcatggccaccaacagctaaggcaatcacaagggaagttcccgccacacataatgccatggcgagatgaCAATTGtttggtgtggcataagaggagaataacaagacgggaagaggtgggctgtgtcatggccaccaacagctaaggccatgacaatGGAACTTCCCGACACATATaggccatggcgagatggcaatcgtgtggtgtggcataagagaacattaagacgggaagaggtgggctgtgtcgtggccaccaacaattaaggccatgacaagggaactTCCCGCCACATAAtttgccatggcgagatggcaatcgtGTGGTGTGGCATAGGAGGAGAACATCCAGACGGGAAGAGATGGGTGTGTCGTGGCCACCAACaactaaggccatgacaagggaacaTCCCGCCATGGTGAGATGGCAatcgtgtggtgtggcataagaggagaacatcaagacgggaagaggtggggtgtgtcatggccaccaacagctaaggcgATGACAATGGAACTTCCCGCCACACATtttgccatggcgagatggcaatcgtgtggtgtggcataagaggagaacatcgagatgggaagaggtgggctgtgtcatggccaccaacagctaaggccatgacaatGGAACTTCCCGCCACACATTTTGCCATGGCGAAATGGCAatcgtgtggtgtggcataaggcGAGAACATCGAGATGGGAAGAGGTGGGCAGTGTCGTGGCCAACAACGGAACTTCCCGCCACATATTGGCGAGATGGCATCGTCTGGAGTGGCGTTAGCCGAGGACCTGGCGAGGCAAAGAGGTGATGTGTCGGGGCCACCAACAAGAAAAGCTACTTGAACGAAATTTTCCGACACATATATGCTATGGCAAGATCAAGACATTTTAACACGCAGTGGATTTTATTTGATGATAAATTAACTGTTGCCGACCGAAAAATTGCATTGGAATGAATACATATAAATCGTCTCATGTTTcttatatttgttttgttaataactttttaatttattagttCTAATTTTATTGTAGGGCCTACCTCTGTATTTTTCAGAGAAACAATTTTCGAAATAAACTCTTTTAAAATGAAATCCTACCAAATTAACCAAAGATCAATGTAATTGAGGGACtaggtgcaagaagggcattttagaggatatgccctttttgagtaaaacgctttattgagTTCTCTGatttgttatgcatatgatcaccaagttatAGCTCAATATTATAA from Periplaneta americana isolate PAMFEO1 chromosome 15, P.americana_PAMFEO1_priV1, whole genome shotgun sequence harbors:
- the LOC138715497 gene encoding WAS/WASL-interacting protein family member 3-like, with product MGVTKRWAVPYHHRHHHHHHHASAMTGRDAIHLVWWKANKWSDEEVGCAIPPPPPPPPPSPPPAPPAQPAPPPPAPPAQPAPPPPAPPPAPAPPPPPAPPPAPAPPPRQWYDMARCHTSGVVEGK